CTCGTTGCCGCGTCAGGGATCATTGAAGCAGGAACCGATGCAGAAACCGTGAGAGCCGCGTGTGAAGGAGACCCGTCGACGATGTCCCGCCGCACCGACCTGAGGTTCCGCGCGACCACGGCCTTCCAGCGCCGCCTCAACCCGCTCCTGCGCCGCCTGCCCCTCCAGACGGTCCTGGAGACGACGGGCCGCGTCTCGGGGCTGCCCCGTCAGACGCCGGTGGGCGGGCGCCGCGAGGGCGGCTCCTTCTGGCTGGTGTCGGAGTTCGGCGAGCGGTCGCAGTACGTGCGCAACATCAAGGCCGATCCGCGGGTGCGGGTGCGGATCCGCGGGCGGTGGCACGAGGGCACCGCGCGTCTGCTGCCGCAGGACGACCCGGTGGCGCGGCTGCGGAAGCTGCCCCGGGTCAACGGCCTGGGGGTGCGGGCCCTCGGGACGAACCTGCTGACCGTACGGGTGGACCTGGACACCTGAGAGGCCTCAGCCCGGCCAGACGATCGCCTGCACCTCGCTGTAGGCGTGCAGGGCGTACGAGCCGACGTCCCGGCCGACGCCGCTCCGCTTGAAGCCGCCGAAGGGCGCCTCCATGTTCCGCCCGACGGTGTTGATCCCGACGCCACCGGCCCGCAGCCGCCGCGCCACCCGGAAGGCACGGGCCACGTCCCCCGACCAGACGTAGTCGATCAGCCCGTAGTCGGTGTCGTTGGCGAGCGCGACGCCCTCCTCCTCGTCGTCGAAGGGGAGCACGGCCACCACCGGCCCGAAGATCTCCTCGCGGGCCACCCGCATGTCGTTGGTGCAGTCGGCCAGGAGGGCCGGGGCGACGTAGAAGCCGCTGGGCGGGTCCGGGCGTTCACCACCAGCCACCACCACAGCGCCCTCCTTGCGGCCCAGTTCGATGTACGACTCCACCCGGTCCCGGTGCGCCGCCGAGATCACCGGCCCGACCACGGTGTCCGGCTCGCGCGGATCTCCGATCTTCAACCGGCCCGCATACGCCGCCAGTCGCTCCACCAGCCGGTCGTAGATCCCGCGCTGCGCCAGCACCCGCGTCGGTGCCGTGCAGATCTGCCCGCTGTAGAAGGAGAAGGTGGTGCCGATCCCGGCGACGGCCGAGCCGAGGTCGGCGTCGTCGAAGACGACCGCCGCGCCCTTGCCGCCCAGCTCCATCAACTGGCGTTTCATGTCGCGCCCGCACACCTCGGCGATGCGCTGCCCGACCGCGGTGGAGCCGGTGAAGCTGACCATGTCGACGTCCGGTGACGCCACGGCCGCCTCGCCGACCCCGGTCGACCGGCCGGACACGACGTTCACCACGCCCGGCGGGACACCCGCCGCCTGAAGCGCCTGAGCCATCCGGTAGACCGACAGCGGATCCTGCGGGGCCGGTTTCACCACGACCGTGTTGCCCATGGCCAGGGCGGGGGCGATCTTGCCGGCCGGGTTGGCCCAGGGGTTGTTGTACGAGGTGACGCAGGTGACGACCCCGACGGGCTGCCGGACGGCCAGAGCGCCCATCACACCGGCCCTGCCCATGGGTCCGGCCTCGTTGATCTGGGGCGCGATCGCCCACTCGGCGGGCTCCACGCGCGCGTAGCGCCGGAAGCGGGCGGCGGCGACCCCGACCTGCATGCCGCGTGCGGTGCCGGTGGTCGCGCCGGTCTCGGCCTGGGCCAGCGACGCGTGCTCCGTCAGCCGGCCGGCGATGATCCCGGCCGCCCGCCCGAGCACCGCGGCCCGCTCCTCCGGTGAGGTGCGCGACCACGGCCCGAAGGCCTCGCGGGCCGCGGCACAGGCCGCGAGCACCTGATCCCGCGAGGCCTCCGGCGCCCACCCGACGGTCTGCTCGCCCGCCGGGTCGATCACCTCGTAGTGCCCGCCGTCCGGCTCCACCCAGGAGCCGCCGACGAACAGCGACTGCCGTGCCGTCACCTCGTGCTCACCGTCTCCGTGTCCCGCCCCGAGCGCAGCACCCGGCCCGGCACGGCTCCGGTCACCACGTCGTCCCGGAGCGCCTCGACCCCGTTGACCCACACGGCCCGCACGCCCAGCGCCCGGGAGTCCAGCCGCGGGCTGTCGCCCGGCAGGTCGTGCACCAGGGTGGCCGGGCCCGCGTCGATTTGCTCCGGGTCGAGCAGGACCAGGTCGGCGTGCCAGCCCTGCCGGATCCGCCCCCGCTCCCGCAGCCCGAAGAGCCGGGCCGGATCGTCGGTCAGCATCTTCACGGCCTGCTCCAGACCGACCAGCTTCCGGCCCCGCAGGCAGTCCCCGAGGAACCGGGTGGTGTACGGCGCCCCGCACATCCGGTCCAGATGGGCGCCGGCGTCGGACCCGCCGAGCAGCACGTCCTCGTGCTGCCAGGTCTGAGCCCGCAGCGCCCAGGACGCCGGGTCGTTGTCGGCCGGCATCGGCCACAGCACCGTGCGCAGCTCGTCGTTGGCGCAGATCTCCACCAGGCACGCGAAGGGCTCCTGCCCGCGTTCCTCGGCGATGTCCTTGACCACGCGACCGGTCAGCCCGGCGTTCGCCTCGCTGTAGGTGTCGCCGATGACGTACCGCCCGAAGTTCGCGAGCCGCCGGAAGACGCCCGCCTCCTTGGAGTTGGCGCGGCGCAGCAGCTCGGCCCGTACGTCCGCGTCCCGCAGCCTCTCGATCCGCTCGGGCACGGGCAGCCCGAGCACCGGTCCCCACCCGGGGATGAGGTTCAGTGCGCAGAACGTGCCCAGCGACATGTTCATGGGCGTGAGGATCGGCATGGTCAGCGCCACGACCCTGCCGCCGGCCTTGCGGGCCTGCTCGCTCGCCAGGAGCTGGCGGGGCACGCGCTCGGGGACGGCCGCGTCGATCGTCAGCACGTTCCAGTTCAGTGGCCGCCCCGCCACCGCGCTCATCTCCACGAACAGGTCGATCTCCGCGTCGCTGAACTGATCCAGACAGCCCGCGACGATCGCCTCGATCTGCGTGCCCTCGCACTCCCCGACGGCCCGCGACAGCGCCAGCAGCTCGGCGGGCTGCGCGTGCCGCGAGGCGACCGGCTGCCCGTCCCCGTCGGAGTGGCTGGACGACTGGGTGGTGGACAGCCCCCAGGCCCCGGCGTCCATGGACTCTCGCAGCAACCGCACCATCGCGGCGAGCTGCTCCTGGCTCGGCTGTCCGCCCACGGCCTGCGGCCCCATCACGTACCGCCGCAGCGCACAGTGCCCCACCATGAACCCGGCGTTGACGGCGATCCGCCCCTCCAGGGCGTCCAGATACTCCCCGAAGGAGTGCCAGCTCCAGGGCGCCCCCTCCTCCAGCGCCACCAGCGCCATGCCCTCGACCCGGGACATCATCCGCCGCGTGTAGTCGGCGTCCTCGGGCCGGTCGGGATGCAGCGGCGCGAGCGTGAACCCGCAGTTCCCGCCCGCGACGGTGGTGACCCCGTGGTTGAGGGAGGGCGTGGCGTACGGGTCCCAGAAGAGCTGGGCGTCGTAGTGGGTGTGGGGGTCGACGAAGCCGGGGGCGAGGACGAGACCGGAGGCGTCCTCGACCGACCGTGCCTCCTCGGTGACGGTCCCGACGACGGCGATACGACCATGGCGTATACCTACGTCAGCGGTATACGCGGGCGCACCCGTCCCGTCCACGACGGTCGCGCCTTTGATGACGTGATCGAGCATGACCACTCAACTCCTTGAGCTGCATGTCCCTCAGGGGCGCGGGGAACTGCGCGACAAGCCACAACACACCCGCACCCGCCAACGACGCTCAAACACCCCGACGGAACCGCGAAGTCCGATGCACAGGATCCGTATCGATCTTGGGAATCACGTACTCCCCGACCAGCCGGATCGTCTGCAGCGTCTCCTCCTTCGGCACCCCCACCGGCAACCCGAAACTCAGCTGGTCCGCCCCGGCCCGCTCCCACCGCTCGCACTGCCGAAGCACCTCGTCCGGATCCCCGCAGATGAGCAGCTCCTCCTCGATCAGCACCTCCACGAACTCCTCGGTGTACTCCGGCAGCGTCTCCGGCCACACCGGGAACCCCTCGGGCCGGGGGAAGGTGTCGTGGTACCGGAACACCAGTGAGGGCAGATAGTGCAGCCCCCCGCTCGCGGCGATCCGCACCGCCTCCGCATGGGTCGGCGCGCAGATCGCCGTGGTCGTCACCATCACGTTGTCGTTCACGAAGGCCCCGACGGGCTCGGCGTCCACGATCGCCGTCTTGTACTGCTCCAGCACCCACTCCATGTCGGAGACCTTCTGCACGCTGAAGCCGAGCACCCCGAGCCCCTTCTTCGCGGCCATGGCGTACGACGGCGGCGACCCGGCCGCGTACCACATGGCCGGATGCGACGGCCCGTACGGCTTCGGCAGGACCTTCCTCGGCGGCAGCGACCAGTGCTTGCCCTGGAAGCCCTGGTACTCGTCTTGGAGCCACATCTTGGGGAACTCGGCGATGGTCTCTTCCCAGAGCTCCTTGGTGTGGTTCATGTCGGTCACGCCCGGCATGAACCCGAGGATCTCGTGCGAACCGGCGCCCCGCCCGCTGCCGAACTCGAAGCGGTTGCCGCTGAGGTGGTCGAGCATGGCGACCTTCTCGGCGACCTTCACGGGGTGGTTGACCGGGGCGAGCGGGTTGAAGATGCCCGAGCCCAGGTGGATCCGCTCGGTCGCGTGCGCGAGGTACCCGAGGAAGACGTCGTTGGCGGACAGGTGCGAGTACTCGTCCAGGAAGTGGTGCTCGGAGGCCCAGGCGTACTTGAAGCCGGACTTGTCGGCCTGGATGACGTATTCGGTCTCCTCCATCAGCGCCTTGTGCTCGGCGAGCGGGTCGGTCTCGGCCCGTTTGCCGACGTATCCCTGAACGAAGATGCCGAATTCCAAGGAGGTTCACCGCCCCACGGTCAGTTCTGACGATGCGTCAGATTTATGGGTCCGACTGTTCCACCGGCCTCCGGGAGCGTCAATAGCTGATGGCGCGTCAGATGACGCTGACGCCGGCCAGCCACCCGCCGTCGATCACGAACGGCTGCCCCGTGATGTACGAGGAGTCCTCCGAGGTCAGGAACAGCGCGAGTCTGGCCACCTCCTCGGGCTGCCCGACCCTTCCCAGCGGCACGAGTTTGCGGTACAGCCGGTCGAGACCCCGCGCCGTCTCCCCCGGGTCGGCGTCCGGGTCCAGCCGGGCCGGGTTGGACATGGCCGTGTCGATGGCCCCCGGGCAGACGGCGTTGACACGTATCCCGCGCCCGGCCAGCTCCAGGGCGGCGACCCGGGTGAGACCGAGTACGGCGTGCTTGGTCGCCGCGTAGGCACCCACGGCGGCCATCCCCGTCAGGCCCGTGTAGGAGGCGGTGTTGACGATCGTGCCCCCGTCGGCCATCTCCCGGGCGACCGCCCTGATGCCCAGGAAGCAGCCCACCTGGTTGACCTGGACGACCCGCATGAACTCGTCGAGGGGTGTGTCGAGGAGGGAGTTGAAACGCAGGATGCCGGCGTTGTTGACCAGCCCGTCGACATGGCCGTAGGCGTCCTTGGTGACGGTGACGGCGGCCTGCCAGTCGTCCTCACGACCGACGTCGAGATGGACGTACCGCGCGCCGATCTCCTTCGCGAGGGCCTCGCCCCGGTCGTCGAGGACGTCCGCGACGACCACCCGGGCCCCCTCGGCCGCGAACAGCCGGGCCTCCTGTTCGCCCTGGCCGCGTGCGGCGCCGGTGACGATGACGACCCGTCCGTCGAGCTTGCCCATGGGGTCTCCTCACAGCTCGGGGGCGACCTCGGCGCCGAACGCCGCGATCTGGTCGGTGAGTTCACCAAGGCTGCGGCTGCGGAACCGCACCTGGATCTGGTGCACGCCCATCGCCCGGTACGCCCGCAGCGACTCGGCGAGCTCGCGCGGACCACCGGTGAGGGTCCGGCGCCCCACGTCCCACCGGGGCGTGCCGACGTACAGCGGCTCGGCGATGGCGCCCACGGTGAACGCGCCCCGCGCACCGGCTTGTTCGCGCAGCTCCCGGATCCGCGCGATCTGCGCGGGCAGCCGGTCCCTCGGATCCCCCTGCGGCAGCCACCCGTCGCCCTTGAGGGCGGCCCGTCGTACGGCGGCGGGCGAGGAGCCGCCGACCCACAGGGGGACGGGGTCCTGCACCGGCCGGGGCCGCTGCCCGAGCCCCTCGAAGGCGTACAGCTTGCCGTGGTGCTCGGGGAACTCCTGCGGCCCGAGGGCGGCGCGCAGGGCGTCGACGCACTCGTCGAGCACGGCCCCGCGCCGGTGGAAGTCGACTCCCAGGGCCTCGAACTCCTCCTGGACGTGGCCCGCGCCGACCCCGAGGATCAGCCGGCCGCCACTGAGGTGGTCGAGCGTGGCGTACTGCTTGGCGGTGAGCAGGGGGTGCCGCAGCCCGACGATCGCGACATGGCTGAGCAGCCGGACGCGTTCGGTGGCGGCGGCGAGAAAGGCGAGCGTGGCGACGGGGTCGTACCAGACGGTGCTCATCGCGGCGGCGAGGCGGCGGGGGATGCCGACGTGATCACAACCGGCCAGGTAGTCGAACCCGGCCCGGTCGGCGGCGCGGGCGATCTCCAGCAGGTCGTCCGGCCCGGCCTCCGCCTCCCACCCCTCGGCGTAGAGGGTGCTCTGCGACTGGACGGGGAGCTGCATCCCGTATCGCAGGCTCACCGCGCGCCGCCGCCGCCCGGCCACAGGCCTTCGGCGGTGAGCCCGAGCAGTTCGATGGCGTTGCCCCGCACGATCCGCTCGACCACGTCGGGCTCCAGGTGCCCCATCTGCGCCTCGCCCACCTCGCGGGACTTGGGCCAGGTGGAGTCGGAGTGGGGGTAGTCGGTCTCGTAGAGGACGTTGCCGACGCCGATGGAGTCGAGGTTGCGCAGGCCGAAGGCGTCGTCGAAGAAGCAGCCGTAGACATGCTCGGCGAACAGCTCGGACGGCGGCCGGTGCACCTTGTCGGCCACGCCGCCCCAGCCGCGGTTCTCCTCCCACACCACGTCGGCCCGCTCCAGGATGTAGGGGATCCAGCCGATCTGCCCCTCGGCGTACATGACCTTGAGGTTCGGGAACTGCTCGAACTTGCCGCTCATCAGCCAGTCGACCATGGAGAAGCAGCAGTTGGCGTACGTGATGGTGGAGCCGACGGCGGGCGGGGCGTCCGCGGAGGTGGACGGCATACGGCTGCTGGAGCCGATGTGCATGGCGACGACCGTGCCCGTCTCGTCGCACGCGGCGAGGAAGGGGTCCCAGTCGTCGGTGTGGATGGAGGGCAGCCCGAGGAAGGGCGGTATCTCGGAGAAGGCGACGGCACGGACCCCGCGGGCGGCGTTGCGCCGGACCTCCGCGGCCGCCAGGTCGGCGTCCCACAGGGGGATGAGGGGCAGGGGTATGAGCCGCCCGCGCGCGTCGGGGCCGCACCACTCCTCCACCATCCAGTCGTTGTAGGCGCGTACGCAGAGCAGGCCCAGCTCGTGGTCCTTCGCCTCGGTGAAGGTCTGGCCGCAAAAGCGCGGGAACGTCGGGAAGCACAGGGCGGACTGGACGTGGTTGACGTCCATGTCGGCGAGCCGCTCGGTGACGTCGTAGGAGCCGGGCCGCATCTGCTCGTACGTGATGACCTCGAGCCGGATCTCGTCCCTGTCGTACCCGACGGCGGTGTCGAGCCGGGTCAGGGGACGGCGCAGATCCTCGTAGACCCACCAGTCCCCGACGGGGCCGTCGTCCCCGGGCTGCCCCATGACCGGCTTGAAGCGGCCTCCGAGGAAGGTCATTTCCTTCACGGGAGCCCGGACGATCCGCGGCCCGACGCCCCGGTACTTCCCCGGAAGCCGGTCCTGCCAGACGCTCGCGGGCTCCACGGTGTGGTCGTCCACGGAGATGATCAGCGGAAAGGTGCTGTCGTGGGTGTCCATACGGCTCACGGTAGCGCCGATCTGACGGATCGTCAGCTGCGCGGCGTCGCCGGGAAGCCCCGCGAAACGCCGATGGGCCGGGTTCGCAAGGACTGGAACAGGTGGTCCGGACACACTTCGGCCGCGACGGCTTCCCCTCCGCGCCGCCGCGGCCGAACCCCGTGTGGTGGTGGTCTACTTCGTCGGCTTGAAGGGCTCCGACGTCGCGTGCAGGTCCTTGACCTCGAGCGGCTCCTCGGTGGCGTGCAGGTCCTGCTTCTTGACGGCGCCCTCGTCCGTGGCGTG
This is a stretch of genomic DNA from Streptomyces hawaiiensis. It encodes these proteins:
- a CDS encoding nitroreductase/quinone reductase family protein, which translates into the protein MSRRTDLRFRATTAFQRRLNPLLRRLPLQTVLETTGRVSGLPRQTPVGGRREGGSFWLVSEFGERSQYVRNIKADPRVRVRIRGRWHEGTARLLPQDDPVARLRKLPRVNGLGVRALGTNLLTVRVDLDT
- a CDS encoding amidohydrolase family protein; the encoded protein is MDTHDSTFPLIISVDDHTVEPASVWQDRLPGKYRGVGPRIVRAPVKEMTFLGGRFKPVMGQPGDDGPVGDWWVYEDLRRPLTRLDTAVGYDRDEIRLEVITYEQMRPGSYDVTERLADMDVNHVQSALCFPTFPRFCGQTFTEAKDHELGLLCVRAYNDWMVEEWCGPDARGRLIPLPLIPLWDADLAAAEVRRNAARGVRAVAFSEIPPFLGLPSIHTDDWDPFLAACDETGTVVAMHIGSSSRMPSTSADAPPAVGSTITYANCCFSMVDWLMSGKFEQFPNLKVMYAEGQIGWIPYILERADVVWEENRGWGGVADKVHRPPSELFAEHVYGCFFDDAFGLRNLDSIGVGNVLYETDYPHSDSTWPKSREVGEAQMGHLEPDVVERIVRGNAIELLGLTAEGLWPGGGGAR
- a CDS encoding N-acyl-D-amino-acid deacylase family protein, with protein sequence MLDHVIKGATVVDGTGAPAYTADVGIRHGRIAVVGTVTEEARSVEDASGLVLAPGFVDPHTHYDAQLFWDPYATPSLNHGVTTVAGGNCGFTLAPLHPDRPEDADYTRRMMSRVEGMALVALEEGAPWSWHSFGEYLDALEGRIAVNAGFMVGHCALRRYVMGPQAVGGQPSQEQLAAMVRLLRESMDAGAWGLSTTQSSSHSDGDGQPVASRHAQPAELLALSRAVGECEGTQIEAIVAGCLDQFSDAEIDLFVEMSAVAGRPLNWNVLTIDAAVPERVPRQLLASEQARKAGGRVVALTMPILTPMNMSLGTFCALNLIPGWGPVLGLPVPERIERLRDADVRAELLRRANSKEAGVFRRLANFGRYVIGDTYSEANAGLTGRVVKDIAEERGQEPFACLVEICANDELRTVLWPMPADNDPASWALRAQTWQHEDVLLGGSDAGAHLDRMCGAPYTTRFLGDCLRGRKLVGLEQAVKMLTDDPARLFGLRERGRIRQGWHADLVLLDPEQIDAGPATLVHDLPGDSPRLDSRALGVRAVWVNGVEALRDDVVTGAVPGRVLRSGRDTETVSTR
- a CDS encoding TIGR03619 family F420-dependent LLM class oxidoreductase, translating into MQLPVQSQSTLYAEGWEAEAGPDDLLEIARAADRAGFDYLAGCDHVGIPRRLAAAMSTVWYDPVATLAFLAAATERVRLLSHVAIVGLRHPLLTAKQYATLDHLSGGRLILGVGAGHVQEEFEALGVDFHRRGAVLDECVDALRAALGPQEFPEHHGKLYAFEGLGQRPRPVQDPVPLWVGGSSPAAVRRAALKGDGWLPQGDPRDRLPAQIARIRELREQAGARGAFTVGAIAEPLYVGTPRWDVGRRTLTGGPRELAESLRAYRAMGVHQIQVRFRSRSLGELTDQIAAFGAEVAPEL
- a CDS encoding aldehyde dehydrogenase family protein, which translates into the protein MTARQSLFVGGSWVEPDGGHYEVIDPAGEQTVGWAPEASRDQVLAACAAAREAFGPWSRTSPEERAAVLGRAAGIIAGRLTEHASLAQAETGATTGTARGMQVGVAAARFRRYARVEPAEWAIAPQINEAGPMGRAGVMGALAVRQPVGVVTCVTSYNNPWANPAGKIAPALAMGNTVVVKPAPQDPLSVYRMAQALQAAGVPPGVVNVVSGRSTGVGEAAVASPDVDMVSFTGSTAVGQRIAEVCGRDMKRQLMELGGKGAAVVFDDADLGSAVAGIGTTFSFYSGQICTAPTRVLAQRGIYDRLVERLAAYAGRLKIGDPREPDTVVGPVISAAHRDRVESYIELGRKEGAVVVAGGERPDPPSGFYVAPALLADCTNDMRVAREEIFGPVVAVLPFDDEEEGVALANDTDYGLIDYVWSGDVARAFRVARRLRAGGVGINTVGRNMEAPFGGFKRSGVGRDVGSYALHAYSEVQAIVWPG
- a CDS encoding SDR family NAD(P)-dependent oxidoreductase, producing the protein MGKLDGRVVIVTGAARGQGEQEARLFAAEGARVVVADVLDDRGEALAKEIGARYVHLDVGREDDWQAAVTVTKDAYGHVDGLVNNAGILRFNSLLDTPLDEFMRVVQVNQVGCFLGIRAVAREMADGGTIVNTASYTGLTGMAAVGAYAATKHAVLGLTRVAALELAGRGIRVNAVCPGAIDTAMSNPARLDPDADPGETARGLDRLYRKLVPLGRVGQPEEVARLALFLTSEDSSYITGQPFVIDGGWLAGVSVI
- a CDS encoding LLM class flavin-dependent oxidoreductase translates to MEFGIFVQGYVGKRAETDPLAEHKALMEETEYVIQADKSGFKYAWASEHHFLDEYSHLSANDVFLGYLAHATERIHLGSGIFNPLAPVNHPVKVAEKVAMLDHLSGNRFEFGSGRGAGSHEILGFMPGVTDMNHTKELWEETIAEFPKMWLQDEYQGFQGKHWSLPPRKVLPKPYGPSHPAMWYAAGSPPSYAMAAKKGLGVLGFSVQKVSDMEWVLEQYKTAIVDAEPVGAFVNDNVMVTTTAICAPTHAEAVRIAASGGLHYLPSLVFRYHDTFPRPEGFPVWPETLPEYTEEFVEVLIEEELLICGDPDEVLRQCERWERAGADQLSFGLPVGVPKEETLQTIRLVGEYVIPKIDTDPVHRTSRFRRGV